The following are encoded together in the Iodobacter fluviatilis genome:
- the tssG gene encoding type VI secretion system baseplate subunit TssG: MPANTLISELFAAPYRFEFAQALALLEKCYPRKTPLGTGLDPRQETVRLSGPLYPLFYPSALASLSKTNHRLSFRASTKTFKLSLRSKPVKRRSHASQLELQACHFGLGGPDGPLPYAYQEWLQGRRLQKDHAPAAFLDLFHQRILGQLYRVQGKHHIAAPFTAPDRSAVQPLLRALAGILPKALHHRQDISDQALLARVPILANRRRSVEGFQALAASYWGDTLTIRQFDGAWSNLPASHLSLLGAKNNTLGQNAVVGKRIWDEHAGITLTIGPLSLDKYLAYLPTGKLYGKLMALAAFYFGPEMRCRLVLKLSPDAKTASDGPHSTPLSKTATPFLLGQTTWLGRSSHIARQCQISPGSAAL, from the coding sequence ATGCCCGCTAACACCCTCATCAGCGAACTCTTCGCCGCGCCCTATCGCTTTGAGTTTGCTCAAGCGCTGGCGCTGCTGGAAAAATGCTACCCGCGCAAAACGCCGCTGGGTACGGGGCTAGATCCTCGGCAGGAAACGGTGCGTTTAAGCGGGCCGCTCTACCCGCTGTTTTACCCCAGCGCACTAGCGTCGCTCAGCAAAACAAACCATCGCCTCAGCTTCAGGGCCAGCACTAAAACTTTCAAACTCAGCCTCAGAAGCAAGCCAGTAAAGCGGCGCTCGCACGCCAGTCAGCTGGAATTGCAAGCCTGCCATTTCGGCCTAGGTGGCCCCGATGGCCCGCTGCCTTATGCCTATCAGGAATGGCTGCAAGGGCGGCGCTTACAAAAAGATCATGCTCCGGCGGCGTTTTTAGATTTATTTCATCAGCGCATCCTCGGCCAGCTGTATCGGGTGCAGGGCAAGCACCATATTGCCGCGCCTTTTACCGCGCCAGATCGCAGCGCCGTGCAGCCGCTGCTGCGCGCACTGGCCGGCATTCTGCCTAAGGCCTTACATCATAGGCAGGATATTAGCGATCAGGCCTTACTCGCCCGCGTGCCCATCCTTGCTAATCGCCGCCGCTCGGTGGAGGGCTTTCAAGCGCTGGCCGCCAGCTACTGGGGCGACACACTGACAATCAGGCAATTTGATGGGGCTTGGAGCAACTTGCCCGCATCACACCTCAGCCTGCTGGGGGCAAAAAATAATACGCTGGGGCAAAACGCCGTAGTGGGTAAGCGGATTTGGGACGAGCACGCAGGCATTACGCTCACCATAGGCCCGCTGTCTTTAGACAAATATCTGGCCTATCTGCCCACCGGCAAGCTCTACGGCAAGCTAATGGCGCTGGCGGCGTTTTATTTTGGGCCAGAGATGCGTTGCAGACTGGTGCTAAAACTATCCCCCGATGCAAAAACAGCCAGCGACGGCCCTCATTCCACCCCGCTATCCAAAACCGCCACGCCCTTTTTACTTGGCCAGACCACATGGCTGGGCCGATCAAGCCATATTGCTCGGCAATGCCAGATCAGCCCCGGATCGGCGGCCCTATGA
- the tssE gene encoding type VI secretion system baseplate subunit TssE: MQTDPFRVPLFERLQDDAPHSAEITPHRQYGKAAVMTSVCNELSRILNTRRESMPRLAEHSIIDYGIADWSGFKTGFDADRRQFIRDIKQAISVFEPRLKDVQIEIFSTDGRSATLSIFAELRGTQNERAVLCIKQTEDGMSVEEVDA; encoded by the coding sequence ATGCAAACCGATCCATTTCGAGTGCCTTTATTTGAACGCCTGCAAGACGACGCGCCGCACAGCGCAGAAATCACCCCGCACCGCCAATATGGCAAAGCCGCGGTGATGACATCGGTGTGCAATGAGCTTTCCCGAATACTCAATACCCGTCGCGAAAGCATGCCGAGGTTGGCCGAGCACAGCATTATCGACTACGGCATCGCCGACTGGAGTGGCTTTAAAACCGGCTTTGATGCAGACCGCCGCCAGTTTATCCGCGATATCAAACAAGCCATCAGCGTGTTTGAACCACGGCTAAAAGACGTACAAATTGAAATATTCAGCACCGATGGCAGAAGCGCCACCCTCAGCATTTTCGCCGAATTGCGCGGCACACAAAATGAGCGGGCGGTGCTGTGTATTAAGCAAACTGAGGATGGGATGAGTGTTGAGGAAGTTGATGCGTAG
- a CDS encoding Hcp family type VI secretion system effector, which produces MDAIILDLGADIKGECMLEGYVDKIEVMSYSHNVAMQVTNDVSNSERTSGKPHIGEFTTTKFVDASTPLLNQYCCAGKDIPEVKITIGRNASDDSGKIVAFIVYTLTNALISNVSVSGGTGGKPVETLSLNFTKIKWELTTQKDSGDKEGTAASTWDLTSNKLIKG; this is translated from the coding sequence ATGGATGCCATTATTCTCGACTTGGGTGCGGACATTAAGGGCGAGTGCATGCTCGAGGGCTATGTCGACAAAATTGAAGTGATGTCGTACAGCCACAATGTAGCCATGCAAGTCACCAATGACGTCAGCAACTCTGAACGCACCTCGGGTAAGCCGCACATTGGCGAATTTACCACCACCAAATTTGTCGATGCCTCCACCCCGCTACTCAATCAATATTGCTGCGCAGGTAAAGACATCCCCGAAGTCAAAATCACCATTGGCCGCAATGCCTCGGATGACAGCGGCAAAATTGTGGCCTTTATTGTTTACACCCTGACCAATGCACTGATTTCTAATGTCAGCGTCAGCGGTGGCACAGGCGGCAAACCGGTAGAAACGCTTTCTTTGAATTTCACCAAAATCAAGTGGGAACTCACCACGCAAAAAGACAGCGGCGACAAAGAAGGCACCGCCGCCAGCACATGGGACTTGACCTCTAATAAGCTGATTAAAGGCTAA
- the tssH gene encoding type VI secretion system ATPase TssH has translation MSLDLSALIALLNTPCREALERAAQRCLVQTHFYIEIEHLLLELIEFEGDLAAILPRCGINRDALSTEINTALERFKRGNTRTPAFATHTVKLLESAVVYATVSHNQRVRSGMLLLALLENEELRSLLLNGVSSLLSINRDTLRSELSNWSAASCEAPPTPTASQPTAPHSSTSPNAQENSVLKQYTQDLCADARAGKIDPIVGRDGEIRQAIDILLRRRQNNPILVGAPGVGKTAVVEGLALRIAAGEVPPALKNVALLVLDLGLLQAGASLKGEFEQRLKSVIEAVKNSAIPIILFIDEAHTLVGAGAAEGQNDAANLLKPALARGELRTIAATTWLEYKKYFEKDPALARRFQLVQVEEPDEATAIEMLRGVAAELEQHHGVYVLDAAICDAVKLSHRYITGRQLPDKAISVLDTACARVALAQHDVPPQLESARHRQNAINDELNRLEREQLTGAPHKARIADLQAEHGQLKAQILELENRWQEEKAAVVELLSAHAALIKLSRQQPRSSDEEELFTDLPATIKRLESGLDTIRQDDTMVPAHVDSRTVAAVIAGWTGIPVGKMLADEAYAIRTLAKRMGQRIVGQQSALDTIASRIQAYRAGLTDPAKPVGVFLLPGPTGVGKTETAYALADALYGGERNLVTINLSEYQEAHTVSQLKGAPPGYVGYGSGGVLTEAVRRKPYCVVLLDEIEKAHPDVLEAFYNVFDKGMMEDGSGLVVDFKNTVILATSNVGAELIIDTPPQNFATTQFADDLRHTLLQSFRPAFLARMTVVPYRALDDAILSEIVKAKLAKLKKRYMDATGKTFEFESGIVAAVLARCRGAGARDVDNVLMGEVVGKLAEWVLE, from the coding sequence ATGAGCCTAGATTTAAGCGCCCTGATTGCCCTGCTGAACACGCCCTGCCGCGAAGCACTGGAACGCGCCGCCCAGCGCTGCCTGGTGCAAACGCATTTTTATATCGAGATTGAACATCTGCTGCTGGAGCTGATCGAGTTCGAAGGCGATCTAGCCGCCATCCTGCCACGCTGCGGCATCAACCGCGATGCGCTCAGCACCGAAATCAACACCGCGCTGGAGCGCTTTAAACGCGGCAACACCCGTACCCCGGCCTTTGCCACGCATACCGTTAAGCTATTAGAAAGCGCCGTGGTCTATGCCACTGTCAGCCACAATCAGCGAGTGCGATCCGGCATGCTGCTGCTGGCGCTGTTAGAAAACGAAGAGCTGCGCAGCCTGCTACTCAATGGCGTTTCATCCTTGCTTAGCATTAACCGCGACACGCTGCGCAGCGAGCTAAGCAACTGGAGCGCCGCCTCTTGTGAAGCGCCGCCTACTCCCACTGCGAGTCAGCCTACCGCTCCACACTCAAGCACCAGCCCTAATGCGCAAGAAAACAGCGTGCTCAAGCAATACACGCAAGATCTTTGCGCCGATGCACGCGCGGGCAAGATTGATCCGATTGTGGGGCGCGATGGCGAGATCCGTCAGGCCATCGATATCCTGCTGCGGCGCAGGCAAAACAACCCCATTTTGGTGGGCGCGCCCGGGGTCGGAAAAACTGCCGTGGTGGAAGGCCTGGCGCTTAGAATTGCCGCAGGTGAAGTACCACCCGCGCTTAAAAACGTGGCGCTTCTGGTGCTGGATTTAGGTCTGCTGCAAGCAGGGGCCAGCTTGAAAGGTGAATTTGAGCAGCGCTTAAAAAGCGTAATCGAAGCGGTTAAAAACTCAGCTATTCCGATTATTTTATTTATTGATGAAGCGCATACGCTGGTGGGCGCAGGAGCAGCCGAAGGGCAAAATGACGCCGCCAACCTGCTCAAACCCGCGCTGGCCCGTGGCGAGCTGCGCACCATCGCCGCCACCACATGGCTGGAATACAAAAAATATTTTGAAAAAGACCCCGCGCTGGCAAGGCGCTTTCAACTGGTGCAAGTAGAAGAGCCAGATGAGGCCACCGCCATCGAAATGCTGCGCGGTGTGGCCGCCGAGCTGGAGCAGCACCACGGTGTGTATGTGCTAGACGCCGCCATTTGCGACGCGGTAAAGCTATCGCACCGCTATATCACCGGCCGCCAATTGCCCGACAAAGCCATCAGCGTGCTCGATACCGCCTGCGCCCGCGTGGCACTGGCCCAGCACGATGTGCCGCCGCAACTGGAAAGCGCCCGCCACCGGCAAAACGCCATTAACGACGAGCTAAACCGACTAGAGCGTGAGCAACTCACCGGTGCGCCGCACAAAGCTCGCATCGCCGATCTACAAGCAGAGCATGGCCAGCTTAAAGCGCAGATTCTGGAATTAGAAAATCGCTGGCAAGAAGAAAAAGCCGCCGTGGTAGAGCTGCTCAGCGCCCACGCCGCCTTAATCAAATTATCCAGGCAGCAGCCGCGCAGTAGCGATGAGGAAGAGCTATTTACCGACCTGCCCGCCACCATCAAACGCCTTGAAAGCGGGCTGGACACCATACGCCAAGACGACACCATGGTGCCCGCCCATGTGGATTCGCGCACCGTCGCCGCCGTGATTGCAGGCTGGACCGGCATTCCGGTTGGCAAAATGCTGGCCGACGAAGCTTACGCCATCCGCACCCTAGCCAAGCGCATGGGGCAAAGAATCGTCGGCCAGCAAAGCGCGCTAGATACCATCGCCAGCCGTATTCAAGCCTATCGCGCGGGCCTGACCGACCCAGCCAAACCGGTAGGCGTATTTCTGCTGCCCGGCCCCACTGGCGTCGGCAAAACCGAAACCGCCTATGCGCTGGCCGACGCGCTCTACGGCGGCGAGCGCAATCTGGTGACCATTAATTTGTCTGAATATCAGGAAGCGCACACCGTTAGCCAGCTAAAAGGCGCACCACCCGGCTATGTAGGCTACGGCAGCGGCGGCGTGCTCACCGAAGCGGTGCGGCGCAAACCTTACTGCGTGGTGCTCCTCGACGAAATCGAAAAAGCCCACCCCGATGTGCTGGAAGCGTTTTACAACGTGTTTGATAAAGGCATGATGGAAGACGGCAGCGGCTTAGTGGTCGATTTTAAAAACACCGTCATCCTTGCCACCAGCAATGTAGGGGCCGAGCTGATTATCGACACGCCCCCACAAAATTTCGCCACCACCCAATTTGCCGACGATCTACGCCACACCCTACTGCAATCCTTCCGGCCTGCTTTTTTAGCCCGAATGACGGTCGTGCCCTACCGTGCATTAGACGACGCCATTCTCAGTGAAATCGTCAAAGCCAAATTAGCCAAATTAAAAAAACGCTATATGGATGCGACGGGGAAAACCTTTGAATTTGAAAGCGGGATTGTGGCGGCGGTGTTGGCCCGATGCCGGGGAGCGGGTGCGAGGGATGTGGATAATGTGTTGATGGGGGAAGTGGTGGGGAAATTGGCGGAGTGGGTGTTGGAGTGA
- the tssF gene encoding type VI secretion system baseplate subunit TssF: MSDSIDDVLLDYYQRELTWLRHAGADFAERFPKIAHRLELSEYECPDPHIERLLEGFAFLNARLQRQLDDDFSQLSSSLLEELYPYAIRPMPSTAIACFQADASKGNVNAGLEIKRGTSLFVNHQRSEQETDSIYFRTTAPLTVWPLQIDEAILLDAEEAQKLTGLAKAQSALKIRIHCNAAEGWPALTLSTLKVHLAGSPLTAAALYDLLGAHSIAMFSLLKNKIAPIKGLPEACGFTDDEALLPSESGALASHRMLLEYFSCPAKFAFFELPISVPADTEHDLEIIIAFNTHPASRLSLQAGDLALGCVPVINLFPRTSEPLRPSGKTREYRIVADSHREHATEIYAIGQVRASKAYGAQIVPRYFGLNHGDANGCFWHARRVDGVAQRRGSDMLLTWVNANFLATDPPAPTLSAELLCTNRFLAESLAAGTALAFEQPGPVAKVRLMASPTPQLPYASAAQWRLVSQLSLNHLSLIEGPQALAALHEILNLYNVGHSASTQQQIAGIRSIQTQRTVDRVGKEAWRGWRNGLEIRLELDASQFAGSSRVLFSGVLAQFFAQYASVNRFIRTVLVEKDREIKTWQPLVGDPLIL; encoded by the coding sequence ATGAGCGATTCGATAGACGATGTTTTGCTTGATTACTACCAGCGTGAGCTGACCTGGTTGCGCCACGCTGGGGCGGATTTTGCTGAGCGGTTTCCTAAGATCGCCCATCGCTTGGAGCTTTCCGAATACGAATGCCCAGACCCGCATATTGAGCGCCTGCTCGAAGGATTCGCGTTTTTAAATGCCCGCTTGCAACGCCAGTTAGATGATGATTTTTCGCAGCTGAGCAGCTCATTATTAGAAGAGCTCTACCCCTACGCCATCCGCCCCATGCCCTCCACAGCCATTGCTTGCTTTCAGGCAGATGCCAGCAAAGGCAATGTCAATGCTGGGCTTGAAATCAAGCGTGGCACATCGCTGTTTGTAAACCACCAGCGAAGCGAGCAGGAAACCGACAGCATTTACTTTAGAACCACCGCCCCGCTCACTGTCTGGCCTTTGCAAATTGACGAGGCCATCTTGCTGGATGCCGAAGAAGCACAAAAACTGACTGGCCTTGCCAAGGCGCAATCGGCGCTGAAGATCCGTATTCATTGCAATGCGGCTGAAGGCTGGCCTGCGCTCACACTCAGCACGCTAAAAGTGCATTTGGCCGGATCACCGCTAACTGCCGCTGCGCTTTATGATTTACTCGGCGCACATAGTATTGCCATGTTTAGCTTACTAAAAAACAAAATCGCTCCCATCAAAGGCTTACCAGAAGCCTGCGGCTTTACTGATGATGAAGCACTTTTGCCCAGCGAAAGCGGCGCACTCGCCAGCCACCGCATGCTGCTTGAATACTTTAGCTGCCCGGCCAAATTTGCTTTTTTTGAGCTGCCGATCAGCGTTCCTGCTGACACTGAACACGATTTAGAAATCATCATCGCGTTTAACACCCACCCCGCCAGCCGCCTTAGCCTGCAAGCTGGCGATTTGGCCTTGGGCTGCGTGCCAGTGATTAATCTCTTCCCCCGCACCTCCGAGCCTTTACGCCCCAGCGGCAAAACGCGCGAATACCGCATCGTGGCCGACAGCCACCGAGAGCACGCCACCGAGATCTATGCCATCGGCCAAGTGCGCGCCAGTAAAGCCTACGGTGCGCAAATTGTGCCGCGCTATTTTGGCCTAAACCATGGCGATGCCAACGGCTGCTTCTGGCACGCCAGACGCGTTGACGGCGTCGCTCAGCGGCGCGGCAGCGATATGCTGCTCACTTGGGTGAACGCGAATTTTCTAGCTACAGACCCGCCCGCCCCCACGCTAAGCGCCGAGCTGCTTTGCACGAATCGTTTCCTCGCTGAATCGCTGGCAGCAGGCACGGCACTGGCCTTTGAACAACCCGGCCCTGTCGCCAAAGTACGCCTCATGGCCTCGCCCACCCCACAGCTGCCTTACGCCAGCGCGGCACAATGGCGATTAGTTTCGCAACTTTCCTTAAATCACTTGTCACTCATCGAAGGCCCGCAAGCCCTTGCCGCGCTGCACGAAATCTTAAACCTCTACAACGTCGGCCACAGCGCCTCCACCCAGCAGCAAATAGCAGGGATTCGCAGCATCCAAACCCAACGCACGGTGGATAGAGTCGGCAAAGAAGCATGGCGCGGCTGGCGCAATGGATTAGAAATCAGGCTGGAGCTAGACGCCAGCCAATTTGCGGGTAGCAGCCGGGTCTTATTCTCCGGCGTACTCGCCCAATTCTTCGCCCAATACGCCAGCGTAAACCGCTTTATCCGCACCGTATTAGTAGAAAAAGACCGAGAAATAAAAACATGGCAACCGCTGGTGGGTGATCCACTCATTCTGTGA